The nucleotide window CCGCGCGCATCGACGATGTGCTGAACTGGATTCCCGCCCGTCTGACGGCTGCAAGCTACGCAATCTTCGGCGACATGTCGCGCGCCATCGCCTGTTGGCGCACGCAGGCCGGCGCCTGGTCGAGCCCGAACGCCGGACCGGTAATGGCCGCCGGCGCCGGGAGCCTGGGCGTGCAACTCGGCGGCCCGGCCCGCTATCACGGCGAATGGGAAACGCGCCCGGCGCTGGGCTGCGGCATGGCGCCTTCCGCGCAACATATCAAGGCCGCCTGGCGCCTCATCTCGCGCTCGATGTGGATGTGGCTGCTCGTGAGCGGCGCACTCGCCCTCTTCGCCGCATCGCAGGCCGACACCATGCCCGTGAGCCTGGTGTGAGCGCGCGGCGACTCCATTTGCATTCATGGCAGCCAACGAATTCGACACACGCCTTGCCTCACACGCCCCCCGCCATGGCGGGAATCTTGGCGAAGCCGTAGCCCGGTATCGACGCCCTCGTGAAGACTGGCTCGATCTGTCGACCGGCATCAACCCGGTCGGCTATCCCGTCCCGATGCCACCGGCCAGCGTCTGGCGCGACCTGCCGGATGCCTTCGACGATCTGCTCGACGTCGCGGCGCGCTATTACGCGGTGCCCGCCGGCAACGTCGTGCCCTGTGCCGGATCGCAAGCGGCGATCCGGGCGCTGCCCGCCCTGCTGCGTCCGGGCCGGGTGGCGGTCGCCACGCTGACCTACAGCGAGTACGCGCCTGCCTTTGCAATGGCCGGCCATACCTGCGTGCCGTGGCTCGGCCCGGAAGCCGGATTGCCCGACGTCGACTATCTGGTTTGGGTAAATCCCGATAATCCGACCACTCGCCGCGTGGCACCCGAGACCCTCTCACGATGGCAAGGTGCGTTGGCGCGTCGCGGCGGCCTGCTCATCGTGGACGAGGCCTTCGCCGATGTGTCACCGGCCATGTCGATGGCGCCGCATGTGGGGCGCGACGGCCTGGTGGTGCTGCGTTCGGTGGGAAAGTTCTTCGGGCTGGCGGGTGTTCGCGCCGGGTTTGCGCTATGTCCCGAATCTCTGGCGAAGCCGCTTGGCGAGCGGCTGGGCGCGTGGACGGTCAGCGGACCGGCAAGGTTCGCTGTCCGAACCGCCCTGCGCGATACGGCGTGGCAGACAGCGGCGCGAGAGCGGTTGCTGCGCGACGGCGAGCGGTTGCTGAGCCTGTTGCGGGCGCAGGGATGGCCGGCGCTCGGCACGCCGTTGTTCGCCTGGAGCGCACATGCGCTGGCGCCCCGGTGGCATGCGGAACTGGCCGGCCAAGGCGTCTGGACTCGCCTGTTCGACCCCCGCACCGTCACGCTGGGCGACGGCGGCACGCGGACCTTGCCGAGCCTGCGCCTTGGCCTTCCCGACAGCGAGCCCGCGTGGCAGCGATTGGGCACGGCGCTTGCCTCGATCCCGCGCCCCTGATCCGTTCCCGCGAACGTTTGGGGAACTGCCTTGGGACACAGCCATCCAATTTTCTCGTTATGCTTTGCGTCGGGCGCCACGCCGCGCAACCGTCGATCAAGCGGCGTGCCGGAGGGAATTGCGGCCCGTTTCGTTACAAATTGAAGCATTTCTGCAACAAATGCACACAGTCATCGCCCATGGGCGCCGTTAGACTGAAGGTTCTTTCGCAAGGGCTTTCCCAAGATAAAAGGACGACCAAATGAAAAAACTGCCTCTGTTGCTTGCTACGCTCCTGACCGCGGCCGTCGTGACGGCAGGTTGCTCGAAGAAGGAAGACCAATCGGCCGCACCGGCCGCCGACACGTCGGCAACGGCACCGGCCACCGCCGCACCGGCCAGCGATGCAGGCGGCGCCATGAGCGCACCTGCGTCCGACGCAGGCGCGGCCGCACCGGCACCGGCGTCGAACTAACGCCAGGCAAGGCTCGGTGCGTCACTGTTACGGCCGCCGTGCCGTAATGCAGTGCGCCGAGCCGCCCGGTTTCGACGCTTGGCTCCAGTAACGCGCTGACATCCTTCGAAACCGGTTTGACGACCGCGCCCCCTGTTCTCTTCGGAGACAGGGGGCGCGGTCGTTTGCGTTTGCACTCACGCCTGTGCCTGCATCAGCGGCGCCTCATTTGACCACCGTCACGCCGCCGTCGATCACACCGTAG belongs to Pandoraea pnomenusa and includes:
- the cobD gene encoding threonine-phosphate decarboxylase CobD translates to MAANEFDTRLASHAPRHGGNLGEAVARYRRPREDWLDLSTGINPVGYPVPMPPASVWRDLPDAFDDLLDVAARYYAVPAGNVVPCAGSQAAIRALPALLRPGRVAVATLTYSEYAPAFAMAGHTCVPWLGPEAGLPDVDYLVWVNPDNPTTRRVAPETLSRWQGALARRGGLLIVDEAFADVSPAMSMAPHVGRDGLVVLRSVGKFFGLAGVRAGFALCPESLAKPLGERLGAWTVSGPARFAVRTALRDTAWQTAARERLLRDGERLLSLLRAQGWPALGTPLFAWSAHALAPRWHAELAGQGVWTRLFDPRTVTLGDGGTRTLPSLRLGLPDSEPAWQRLGTALASIPRP